In Onychostoma macrolepis isolate SWU-2019 chromosome 17, ASM1243209v1, whole genome shotgun sequence, the DNA window taatgaccttctgtgacttaccctctttgtggagggtgtcaatgttcgtcttctggatcattgccaggtcagcagtcttccccattattgtggtttcaaagaacaagagatacccagaatttatactgtagggatggtcatttattgaaactcaaatgtaaatattctaatattttgagatactgatttttgactttcatgagctgtaagctctaatcatcaaaattaaaacaaaacacttttgaaatgttttactttacatgcaatgaatctaaaatatatgaaagtttcactttttgaaataacttacaagaaaatactttttcatgacattctaatttattgagatgcacctgtgtgtgtgtgatatatatataatgtatacaaCAGTTTGCTCTGgttctcaaatctgattggttaagaACCGTGAGATATTGCATCTCAGATATTGTACTGGTATCGCTACAGGAACGCCCTTTCACATTTTTGTATCACTCCGCTTGTTCTAGCCGGGTCTATCTAGTGTCATGGCGGACGcccaaatccactataattttaaaataatactgttttgtgtcaCGGAATGCAGTTTTAAGGATATTTTAGGCGAGAATGTGCTTGCTTGGACTTAAAATATGCGGTTTGTTAATGAAGATAAGGTCTATCTTCATCACATGTTTAagtgaataaaatagccttgactgCCTTATTTACTGGAGTTCCACATTATTGATTTTGTTCTCTCTCACCAGACTTGTGTGTGTAGGTGATGTAAAAGAGGAAAGCAAGCATTTGGACCAAAGCATTGTGAGGCAAGGGAGGGGAGACTCAAAATGTTTCTAAACtcaaacttaatttaaaaaaattaaaatcatcagtgcacaattttccacaccacaatctgtcaagcacatcttaccagcaagcatacactcgttcacatccttctcttcactctctgaggcagaagtctccaaactcatcctttctaatcatcctactacttgtccgcttgatcctatgccatctcatctccttcaagcTATTGCTCCTGCAGTTGTATCTGCACTCACTCACATCATTAACACATCCCTTCACTCTggtgtttttccctcagcattaAGACAGGCTCGTATAACCCCACTACTTAAGAAACCCACCCTTAACCCATCTCTTTAAGAGAACTACAGACTTCCCTTCTTCCTTTCATTGctaaaacacttgaacgagctgTGATTAACCAATATCTCTtactttctcacacagaacaacctcctcgacagcaaccagtctggtttcagaagtggacattcaacCAAGACTGCCTTGCACTCagttgaagccctaagactggcaagagcggATTTCAAATCTTCAATACTTATCTTGTTGGATCTGTCCCCTGCTTTTGACACagttaaccaccagatcctcctgtcaaccctattggcaaagggcatctcaggaaccgcactccagtggtttgagtcttacctctcagatgggtccttcaaggtatcttggaaaggtgaggtgtccaagtcgcaacctctaactactggggtgcctcagggttcagttcttggaccacttctcttctctgtctacatggcatcactgggttctgtcattcagaaacatggcttttcatatcactgctatgctgatgacactcaactctacatctcattccatcctgatgatccgaacGATAGCTGCTCTCATCTCAGCAtgtcttgctggatgaaggaccatcagtCATTAGCTaccttcaagaatcggctaaaacgcatctcttccatctttatttgaccctttttgaaaaaaaaaaaaaaaaactaacactagcttttctaatctttttgtattctatctatttgttttcttttatttattatacaattaacaaaagcagaaaaaaagcttctaacactagcttgctctattctttttcaaTTCTATCAGTTTTctatttattacagtatttaaaaaaaaaacaacaacaaaaaaaaaaaaccttgctacgtgtaccgCGTTAAGCTAACTGGCACTTGATAttgcacttgcatatcattgctcttttgttgattttgattgcctccattgtcctcatttgtaagtcgctttggataaaagcatctgctaaatgaatgtaaatgtaaaacacattttttgccTTGCTTGTGTTGTTTTACTActtatacaattatttaaagtataaaacATTGTTATTTACAATACACAGCGTGGTTTTTAATCAGGGTTGCCCCGATTTATATTCTTActattatatttagaaaaaaaaaattggattgtATTCTTTTCACCCTAACATGTATTATTACTATGAattaggctactactactactattactataTTGTACCCTGCAATAATCGTTCACTCAAACTCTCTTTTATGAGAtgaagggaagaaaaaaaaaagaaaatcgtCCAAAAAAATCGGCATCATATATTGTCCATCGGCTGCCCTGATTTCTAAATATCGGCATAGGTATTGGCCAGAGAAAAACCCATATCGGTCGAGCTCTAGTACAAAGATGCGAACGAGCTGTTTAACCCAATTCTTTAACAGGTTAACCAAACACGTCAAAGCGAACTTTCTTTCACTGCATTTGTCCTGATGACAGACTCGAGCGTGTGGACTGTGTCAGAAAGCGAAAACACATCTGCATACTGTATCCAGTGTAGACAAAATAGCAACAGTGATTGTCATTTCTATTTCATTTTGACGCGACATGACACGTGATCAAGTGTTAGCCATTAGCGACTGAACACCAGTGGGCGGGGCCTATGCTGAGAAGAAGACTATTCGTCGACGTCTTGCTCTGGAGGCagtgtttatgcaaatgtttgtgcCCCCATGACATCTTCTAGCACCTCAGATCCAAACGAGCCCATTTTTGGAGCtcgattaaataaatgctttgcttATAATGAGGAGGAGGTTTTAAGCTATGAAACTCGCAGGATGTTTCAGTGGTACAAAGACCTCTTATATGCCAAAGATCAAGGCAAATCTGATTTtatcatgacccctttaatatagtaatataatgatTTACAAAGAGACACTTTGTATTTCTAAGGCTCTGGTCTCTTCAAAGATAGAATTTGGAGGGCATCTGCTTCACTTAGATAAATgcttaaaatgtgtaaattagtttatatatatatatatatatatatatatatatatatatatataattacagtaactgATTTATTGTTGATTTTGGCAAATCTGCTTCTTCCACTCAGAAATTCAtgttcagtgaagctcctcccacaacaatcacaccttcagcaataaatgctggaatattcccatcagtttACAAGTGAAGAGCATCAAATCATCAGGAAGAGCTGAAATCTGCAAAgactgagtttattaaagaggacagagagaagatgagagatccagaaccctaCAAAATGAAACACACTGAGGATACTGAAGAACAAGCAGGTTGATGTTTATTCTTCATTCTTCATTAATAATGCTGAAAGTTATAAAGCTTCAAGCAGATTTAGATTTGTTGTAATAGGGTACtttttcaataatatttatgtTAGATAATTGCGTAGTTGATCAAACATATTAATAGTTCTCCCTATAGAAACATGGGGTGTATACTTATaatggtttaaaaataatagtttgaAGATTAATGTACCTTATTCATGGAGAGTTTCAGGgacatataatttataaaaatgcattaaaattactaaaattgtgtGTAACAATTGTTTACTTTACACTGTGACATCAGGgctacttttacttttatttcagggTTGATTGAAGAAAACAATGATAATGGAGAATTGAGTGAAGTTGAGGAGAAAAACCATGCTAAAACGGTAGAAATACCTTTGAGCTGCTGTCAAACCAAAACGAgagatttaaagaaaaaaaaaggcaagaaatctttcacctgcgctcagtgtggaaagaatTTGACACGCAAATATAGTCTTGAtgttcacatgagagttcacactagGGAGAGGCCGTTCACTTGTGATcactgtggaaagagttttgcgCACTCAGCAAACCTTAAGGTACACACAAACatccacaccggagagaaaccatacaagtgttcacactgtgacaagagattcactCAGTCAGGAGACCTTAAGATACATGACAGGATCCACACTGGACAGAAGCCATACACATGTGTTCAGTGCGGGACGAGTTTCACACGAAAAGGACACCTTAAAGTTCAtatgagagttcatactggagagaagccgttcacttgtgatcaatgtgggaagagtttcacacaatcaGCAAACCTTAAGGAGCACACGAACATCCACAACAGAGAGAAGCTGCACGCATGTGATCTATGcggcaaaacatttttgtgggctTCATACATGAAGAAACACCTGAGATGTCATGcaaaggagaagccacattcatgttATTTGTGTGGAAACAGTTTTTCTTCTCTACAGAATTTAAGATTACATCAGAAAAGACATGCTGGTGtgagagagtacatgtgctttgagt includes these proteins:
- the LOC131523620 gene encoding zinc finger protein 239-like; translated protein: MRDPEPYKMKHTEDTEEQAGLIEENNDNGELSEVEEKNHAKTVEIPLSCCQTKTRDLKKKKGKKSFTCAQCGKNLTRKYSLDVHMRVHTRERPFTCDHCGKSFAHSANLKVHTNIHTGEKPYKCSHCDKRFTQSGDLKIHDRIHTGQKPYTCVQCGTSFTRKGHLKVHMRVHTGEKPFTCDQCGKSFTQSANLKEHTNIHNREKLHACDLCGKTFLWASYMKKHLRCHAKEKPHSCYLCGNSFSSLQNLRLHQKRHAGVREYMCFECEKTFTSTSCLKRHQRTHSGEKPYKCSHCDKRFSDSANLRRHKRIHVTACGRRFNKSSALHCHTQKRIAVSRSSSDPALSSLLPRPHQMQHNNASSNKISSG